The region GCCGCGATGATGCCGCCGTGCTGGTGGACTGCTCCGCGCCGCTGTTTGTGGCGCGCGAGGTTACCCTGACAGATATAGTCAGCACCATTGTCCGGCCGCTGGGCATAGCCAAAGTGCGCATCGGCGGCGGCAGCTTCAGCGACCGGCGCGAAAAAATCACCGTGGAGCCTGGCATGACGGCATGGGATGCGCTGCAACGCGCGGCAGAGGCCAACGGCATGTGGCCGTGGTTTTCTCCGGACGGTACACTGATTGTCAGCGGGCCGGACTATGCAGCACCGCCGGTGGCAGACCTTATTCTGCGCAGAGACGGTAAAGGCAATAACGTTACCGGCATGTCTGTACGCCGCGATATGGCGGAGCGGTACAGCACCGTCACGGTACTGGGGCAGACTCACGGGACAGAAGGCGCGGACGGTCAGCATAACCTGCGGGCACAGGCAACGGATACCGGCGCGGCAGCATACCGCCCGCGCATAGTGGTAGAGCCGGAATGCGACACCCAGCCGCTGGCCGCCCGCCGTGCCCGCAAACTGCTGGCAGACGGCATGTGTGCCGGGCTTACCATCACGGCCACGGTGCGCGGCCACCGCATTGCAGACAGCGCAGGCAAGGGCCTGTTGTGGCAGCCGGGGCAGCGCGTGCGCGTCTGCTCAGAACCGCA is a window of Oleidesulfovibrio alaskensis DSM 16109 DNA encoding:
- a CDS encoding phage baseplate assembly protein, with the protein product MPSEQRVSVTIAGRGHTDWLTYEIESDLMTPADGWHVTLGLPDGKLPREVTPWARVHVAVGGQTVLQGRVDSVEQRVSKGEHTLALTGRDDAAVLVDCSAPLFVAREVTLTDIVSTIVRPLGIAKVRIGGGSFSDRREKITVEPGMTAWDALQRAAEANGMWPWFSPDGTLIVSGPDYAAPPVADLILRRDGKGNNVTGMSVRRDMAERYSTVTVLGQTHGTEGADGQHNLRAQATDTGAAAYRPRIVVEPECDTQPLAARRARKLLADGMCAGLTITATVRGHRIADSAGKGLLWQPGQRVRVCSEPHHIDDVFFCTARTFTGGKERGSVTELTLKPDGLWLPDTGLRNGRTTGQALQVVDIW